The genomic region GAACTTGACCGCTGCGGGGTTGGTCTTCGGGTCGGAGTCGTAGACCCCGTCCACACCGTTCTTGCCCATCAGCAGGGCCTCGGCGTCGATCTCCAGGGCACGCTGCGCGGCGGTGGTGTCGGTCGAGAAGTACGGCATGCCCATGCCCGCGCCGAAGATGACCACACGGCCCTTCTCCAGGTGCCGTACGGCCCGCAGCGGGATGTACGGCTCGGCGACCTGCCCCATGGTGATGGCGGTCTGCACGCGCGAGTCGATGCCCTCCTTCTCCAGGAAGTCCTGGAGGGCGAGGCAGTTCATGACCGTGCCGAGCATGCCCATGTAGTCGGAGCGGGCCCGGTCCATGCCGCGCTGCTGGAGTTCGGCTCCACGGAAGAAGTTGCCGCCGCCGATGACGACGGCGATCTGGGCACCGCCGCGGACCACCGCGGCGATCTCCCGGGCCATCTTGTGCACCACGTCGGGGTCGACGCCGAGTGCCCCGCCACCGGCGAAAGCCTCACCGGAAAGCTTCAGCAGGAAGCGGCCGGCGCCCTTGCCGGTGTCGCTCTTTTCGTCCTTGTCGGCCTTGGTGGTGGTCATGGAGATCTCGCCTCTTCTACGTGTCGCACATACAAAGAAGGCCATTGCCGGTGGGGTGTTGGTGGCAACCCATGCGCGGCAATGGCCTCCTCGTCAGATCTGCTGTCGACCGTCACGCGCACGCGTGGCGGCATACGCAACCAACACGGACGACTGCTGTCGACCCTATAGGGGTCGCGCGTCGATCGCGGTACGGACTCAGATGCCGACCTTGATGCGCACGAAACGCTTCAGGGTGACACCGGCCTCGTCCAGGACCTTCTGGACGGACTTCTTCTGGTCGAGCGCGTACGGCTGGCCCAGGAGGGTGGCCTCCTTGAAGAAGCCGTTGACGCGGCCCTCGACGATCTTCGGGAGGGCGGCCTCGGGCTTGCCCTCGGCGCGGGTGGTCTCCTCGGCGACGCGACGCTCGGACTCGACGACGTCGGCCGGAACGTCCTCACGGGAGAGGTACTTCGGCGCGAAGGCGGCGATGTGCTGCGCGATGCCCTTGGCGAGGTCGGCGTCCGGCTTGTCCAGCTCGACCAGGACACCGATCTGCGGGGGCAGGTCGGGCATGGTGCGGTGCATGTACGCGCTGACGAAGGCGCCGGAGAACTGCGCGAAGCGGTCCAGGACGATCTTCTC from Streptomyces sp. NBC_00878 harbors:
- the pyrH gene encoding UMP kinase, whose product is MTTTKADKDEKSDTGKGAGRFLLKLSGEAFAGGGALGVDPDVVHKMAREIAAVVRGGAQIAVVIGGGNFFRGAELQQRGMDRARSDYMGMLGTVMNCLALQDFLEKEGIDSRVQTAITMGQVAEPYIPLRAVRHLEKGRVVIFGAGMGMPYFSTDTTAAQRALEIDAEALLMGKNGVDGVYDSDPKTNPAAVKFDSLSYGEVITRDLKVADMTAITLCRDNKLPILVFELLAEGNIARAVKGEKIGTLVGDQGSRA
- the tsf gene encoding translation elongation factor Ts → MANYTAADVKKLRELTGAGMMDCKKALDEADGNVDKAVEALRIKGQKGVAKREGRSAENGAVVSIIADDNSSGVLVELKCETDFVAKGEKFQAVANTIAEHVTKTSPADLDALLASEIVDGKTVQAYVDEANANLGEKIVLDRFAQFSGAFVSAYMHRTMPDLPPQIGVLVELDKPDADLAKGIAQHIAAFAPKYLSREDVPADVVESERRVAEETTRAEGKPEAALPKIVEGRVNGFFKEATLLGQPYALDQKKSVQKVLDEAGVTLKRFVRIKVGI